In the genome of Segatella copri, one region contains:
- a CDS encoding LysM peptidoglycan-binding domain-containing protein encodes MRRSMRYFLMIVGLTLSMGVFAQTTKWRDIYTVKKKDTVFGIANKYGLSLPELMEANPEMKQEGYVLQKGATLFIPYEKDLKKNQEKAGNAAGASAAAATAGTGALAPAKSAAAPAVVSNAVKIGVMLPLHDVDGDGKRMVEYYRGLLMACDELKQKGISTDVHAWNVPIDADIRTTLLQEGADKCDIIFGPLYTKQVAPLTGFCKTYGIKLVIPFSINGDDVERNKEIFQVYQSQETLNESTIQAFLKRFTNVHPIFVDCNDSTSRKGVFTYGLRKELEKRNINYSITNVNSSIDQFAKAFLPSKQNVVILNTGRSPQLTAVLNKLDEFDSKYPGAAISLFGYTEWLMYAKYNLERFYKYDTYIPSTFYYNASSAKTQSLEKNYAAWFHQPMMIAQPRFAITGYDHGMFFIQGLKKQGASFNGDGQQVNYQPVQTPLHFVKTSRGGYRNKSFQLIHYTFNHQIEAIKY; translated from the coding sequence ATGAGAAGAAGTATGAGATATTTCTTGATGATTGTGGGATTGACTTTGAGTATGGGTGTTTTCGCCCAGACCACCAAATGGCGTGACATTTATACGGTGAAGAAGAAGGATACGGTGTTTGGCATTGCCAACAAGTACGGACTGTCTTTGCCGGAACTGATGGAGGCGAATCCGGAGATGAAACAGGAGGGCTACGTCTTGCAGAAGGGTGCCACCCTGTTTATTCCTTATGAGAAGGATTTGAAGAAGAACCAGGAGAAAGCGGGGAATGCTGCCGGGGCTTCGGCTGCTGCCGCAACTGCGGGCACGGGGGCTTTAGCGCCTGCCAAGAGTGCTGCTGCGCCTGCCGTGGTGAGCAACGCCGTGAAGATTGGCGTGATGTTGCCTTTGCACGATGTGGATGGCGACGGAAAGAGAATGGTGGAGTATTACCGCGGACTGCTGATGGCTTGCGATGAGTTGAAGCAGAAGGGAATCTCTACCGATGTTCATGCCTGGAACGTGCCGATAGATGCGGATATCCGTACCACCCTGCTGCAGGAAGGTGCCGACAAGTGCGACATCATCTTCGGTCCGCTCTATACCAAGCAGGTGGCTCCGCTGACGGGCTTCTGCAAGACCTACGGCATCAAACTGGTGATTCCGTTCTCCATCAATGGGGATGACGTGGAGCGCAACAAGGAGATTTTCCAGGTTTACCAGAGTCAGGAGACGCTGAACGAATCCACCATCCAGGCTTTCCTGAAGCGATTCACCAATGTGCATCCTATCTTCGTAGATTGCAACGACTCTACATCGAGAAAGGGTGTCTTCACCTACGGACTCCGCAAGGAGCTGGAGAAGAGAAACATCAACTATAGCATCACCAACGTGAATTCCAGCATCGACCAGTTTGCCAAGGCTTTCCTGCCTAGCAAGCAGAATGTGGTTATCCTGAACACGGGCCGCTCACCACAGTTGACGGCGGTGCTCAACAAGCTGGATGAATTCGACAGCAAGTATCCGGGAGCAGCCATCTCGCTTTTCGGTTACACCGAATGGCTGATGTACGCCAAGTACAACTTGGAGCGATTCTATAAGTATGATACTTATATCCCTTCCACCTTCTATTATAATGCCAGCTCGGCAAAGACGCAGAGTTTGGAGAAGAATTATGCAGCCTGGTTCCATCAGCCGATGATGATAGCCCAGCCACGTTTCGCCATCACGGGCTACGACCACGGCATGTTCTTTATCCAGGGATTGAAGAAGCAGGGTGCCAGCTTCAACGGGGATGGCCAGCAGGTGAATTATCAGCCTGTTCAGACTCCTCTGCATTTCGTGAAGACCAGCAGGGGCGGATACAGAAACAAGAGCTTCCAGCTGATTCACTATACCTTCAATCATCAGATAGAGGCGATTAAGTACTAG
- a CDS encoding porin family protein yields the protein MNRYFGLLVLLLAFGIPVSAQIGEHRNDFSIGFNGGYVMSSVGFEPDVQQKQHGGITGGLSLKYTCEKYFKTICSIYAEVNYAQVGWKEDILDIDNQPVIITDTKQAMAYSRTINYIQVPVFAHLAWGREERGLNIFVNAGPQFGFYLSDSKDTNFDVKNMPKTDNDRVSPVVAQDTMAIKNKLDYGIALGLGAEYSIPKVGHFLAEARYYYGLGNIYGASKRDYFGKSNYGQIVLKLSYLFDITRTKNVRRK from the coding sequence ATGAATAGATATTTTGGGCTGCTGGTTCTGTTGCTGGCTTTCGGAATCCCGGTTTCGGCACAGATAGGAGAACATCGCAACGACTTTAGCATCGGATTCAACGGCGGATACGTGATGAGTTCGGTGGGCTTCGAACCGGATGTGCAGCAGAAACAGCACGGGGGAATCACCGGAGGACTCTCGCTGAAATATACCTGCGAGAAATACTTCAAGACCATCTGCTCCATCTACGCCGAGGTGAACTACGCCCAGGTGGGATGGAAGGAAGATATCCTCGATATCGACAACCAGCCCGTGATTATCACGGATACGAAGCAGGCGATGGCCTACAGCCGCACCATCAACTATATCCAGGTGCCAGTGTTTGCCCATCTGGCATGGGGTAGAGAGGAGAGGGGATTGAACATCTTCGTGAATGCCGGTCCGCAATTCGGATTCTATCTGAGCGATTCGAAAGATACCAACTTCGACGTGAAGAACATGCCGAAGACGGATAACGACCGCGTAAGTCCCGTGGTGGCGCAGGATACCATGGCCATCAAGAACAAGTTGGATTACGGCATTGCCCTGGGCTTGGGTGCTGAATACAGCATCCCGAAGGTGGGACACTTCCTTGCCGAGGCGCGCTACTACTACGGATTGGGCAATATCTACGGTGCGTCGAAGCGTGATTACTTCGGAAAGAGTAACTACGGACAGATAGTATTGAAACTCTCTTATCTCTTCGATATTACAAGAACGAAGAACGTTAGGAGAAAGTAG
- a CDS encoding MFS transporter, whose translation MSTTEKIQMKLSDSKSARWTALFIVSVTMMFGYFFTDVMSPLEPLLTAAKGAENGLGLGWSSDEYGFFSGAYGYFNVFLLLLFFGGLILDKFGIRFTGILSTVLMFGGALLKWYAVGHEFAGSMTVPFFGTYSTQVVIAALGFAIYGVGCEICGITVSKVIVKWFTGHELALAMGVQVATARLGTAAALGASLPFAKAMGGVSASIGLGAALLCAGVLVYLVYCAMDKKEDASAAAAATEPEEGFKFSDLGGLFKTTGFWYVAFLCLMFYAGVFPFLKFATKLMIFKYGVDANMAGLIPAMLPFGTIFLTPLFGSVYDKYGKGATLMIIGSCLLTLVHVVFALPLNSWVLAIVMMLILGIAFGLVPSAMWPSVPKIIPMKLLGTAYALIFYIQNIGLALIPVWIGKVNQANTGADGVIDYTETMTIFAAFGVIAIVISFLLLLEDKRKGYGLQQPNVKK comes from the coding sequence ATGAGTACAACAGAAAAAATTCAGATGAAATTGAGCGACTCGAAGTCAGCTCGCTGGACCGCCCTCTTCATTGTGAGCGTCACGATGATGTTCGGTTACTTTTTTACAGATGTAATGTCTCCGCTGGAGCCACTCTTGACAGCAGCCAAGGGGGCAGAGAATGGCCTCGGACTCGGATGGAGTTCGGATGAATACGGCTTCTTCTCTGGAGCCTACGGATACTTTAATGTGTTCCTCCTGCTCCTCTTCTTTGGTGGACTCATTCTCGATAAGTTCGGCATCCGTTTTACGGGTATCCTCTCTACCGTCCTGATGTTTGGTGGAGCCTTGTTGAAGTGGTACGCAGTGGGGCATGAGTTTGCCGGATCAATGACAGTGCCATTCTTTGGTACTTATAGTACACAGGTAGTCATCGCTGCTCTTGGCTTCGCCATCTATGGCGTGGGCTGTGAGATATGCGGTATTACCGTGAGCAAGGTTATTGTGAAATGGTTTACGGGTCATGAGCTGGCTCTGGCAATGGGCGTGCAGGTGGCTACGGCTCGTTTGGGAACAGCCGCTGCCCTGGGTGCTTCTCTTCCTTTTGCCAAGGCAATGGGCGGCGTATCTGCTTCTATTGGCTTGGGTGCAGCCTTGCTTTGTGCCGGTGTGCTGGTCTATCTGGTTTATTGCGCAATGGATAAGAAGGAGGATGCTTCAGCAGCTGCTGCGGCTACTGAACCGGAAGAAGGATTCAAGTTCTCCGACCTGGGTGGACTTTTCAAGACAACAGGTTTCTGGTATGTAGCATTCCTTTGCCTGATGTTCTATGCAGGTGTATTCCCATTCCTGAAGTTTGCCACCAAGCTGATGATTTTCAAGTATGGTGTTGATGCTAATATGGCAGGTCTGATTCCTGCGATGTTGCCATTCGGTACCATCTTCCTCACTCCGCTCTTCGGCAGCGTATACGACAAGTATGGCAAGGGTGCCACGCTGATGATTATCGGCAGTTGCCTCCTTACTCTGGTACACGTAGTCTTTGCCCTGCCACTCAACTCATGGGTGCTTGCCATTGTGATGATGCTCATCCTGGGCATTGCCTTCGGATTGGTGCCTTCTGCCATGTGGCCATCCGTGCCAAAGATCATCCCAATGAAACTCTTAGGAACTGCATACGCACTTATCTTCTATATTCAGAATATCGGACTGGCTCTTATTCCGGTATGGATTGGTAAGGTGAACCAGGCAAACACGGGTGCTGATGGTGTAATCGACTATACTGAGACGATGACCATCTTTGCAGCCTTCGGCGTGATTGCCATCGTCATCTCCTTCCTTCTCCTCCTGGAAGACAAGCGCAAGGGCTATGGCCTGCAGCAGCCTAATGTGAAGAAATAA
- a CDS encoding gliding motility-associated C-terminal domain-containing protein: protein MRLKITILCIMLLVFGHIHADDVYPSATPTAAFTGPDGETTTDESYSGSAPVHATFEAHPADYAGWDAYYEWRFYKDAAQEPYIIRYEENTDFDFTESGSIRVVLYAKFTQGELEIETTNEESPFTLSISESVLLMPNAFSPNGDGINDIYKAKDGYQSITDFHGYIFNRWGQKLFEWTHPAEGWDGTYKGKPVKDGVYFCLVKAKGADGKTYNIKKDVNLLRGFTETQNNSGQ from the coding sequence ATGAGACTAAAAATAACGATACTTTGCATCATGTTGCTCGTTTTTGGGCACATTCATGCCGATGATGTTTATCCATCGGCAACGCCTACCGCTGCCTTCACGGGGCCTGACGGCGAAACCACCACCGACGAATCCTACAGCGGTTCGGCACCAGTTCATGCCACCTTTGAAGCGCACCCTGCCGACTATGCGGGATGGGACGCCTACTACGAATGGAGGTTCTACAAAGACGCGGCTCAGGAGCCATATATAATAAGGTATGAGGAGAACACCGACTTCGACTTCACCGAGTCGGGAAGCATCCGCGTGGTGCTCTACGCCAAGTTTACCCAAGGCGAACTGGAGATAGAGACAACCAACGAGGAGAGTCCCTTCACCCTCTCCATCTCAGAGAGCGTGCTGCTCATGCCGAATGCCTTCAGCCCCAACGGCGACGGCATCAACGACATCTACAAGGCGAAGGACGGCTACCAGAGCATCACCGACTTTCATGGCTACATCTTCAACCGATGGGGACAGAAACTCTTCGAGTGGACCCATCCTGCCGAAGGATGGGACGGCACCTACAAGGGCAAGCCGGTGAAGGATGGCGTCTATTTCTGCCTCGTCAAGGCAAAGGGTGCCGACGGCAAGACGTATAACATCAAGAAAGATGTAAATCTGCTGCGCGGATTCACAGAAACACAAAACAATTCAGGACAATGA